In a genomic window of Jeotgalibacillus aurantiacus:
- a CDS encoding DNA adenine methylase yields MKRILNYPGSKWSMASWIIDHMPQHEVYLEPFFGSGAVFFNKAPVKIETINDLDSRIVNLFRVIRDNPEELSRLVAFTPLSREEYKNSYEAHPDPLEDARRFLIRCWQAIGAKTSDITGWRASISANSPNNTKQWDTIPSVITEVASRLKNAQIENQDALQLIQRYNRENVLIYADPPYVRSTRTNRHYAHEMDLQGHMDLLEVLRDHQGPVILSGYDSELYRQYLSDWHTEERMVSAEAGVRKKESLWINPAAANQMRQITLFEMGSS; encoded by the coding sequence ATGAAAAGGATCTTAAATTATCCAGGTAGTAAGTGGAGTATGGCCAGTTGGATTATTGATCACATGCCGCAACACGAAGTTTATCTGGAACCATTCTTCGGATCTGGGGCAGTCTTTTTCAATAAAGCACCGGTGAAGATCGAAACAATAAACGATCTTGATAGCCGTATAGTCAATCTTTTCAGAGTAATACGGGACAATCCTGAAGAACTTTCAAGATTGGTAGCCTTTACCCCATTATCAAGAGAAGAGTACAAGAACAGTTACGAGGCCCATCCGGATCCCTTGGAAGATGCTCGACGATTCTTAATCCGGTGCTGGCAGGCGATTGGTGCAAAGACATCTGACATTACAGGGTGGAGAGCTTCCATATCAGCTAACAGCCCGAATAACACTAAACAGTGGGATACCATTCCTTCGGTTATTACAGAAGTGGCCAGTCGATTAAAAAACGCTCAGATAGAAAATCAAGATGCACTGCAACTGATTCAACGCTATAACCGCGAGAACGTTTTAATATATGCTGATCCTCCTTATGTAAGGTCCACTCGAACCAACAGGCATTATGCTCATGAAATGGATCTTCAAGGTCATATGGATTTACTTGAAGTGTTAAGAGACCATCAGGGACCGGTCATTCTGTCAGGCTACGACAGTGAGCTATATCGGCAGTATTTATCAGATTGGCATACAGAAGAAAGGATGGTATCTGCAGAGGCAGGAGTGCGAAAAAAAGAAAGTCTTTGGATTAATCCTGCAGCTGCTAATCAAATGCGGCAAATAACTTTGTTTGAAATGGGGTCTAGTTAA
- a CDS encoding Holliday junction resolvase RecU gives MKSRSHSNRGKVLETYIDMANIKYRQSGRAEIIKQYPEVKATMTDGARIRSGFFKSKGAPDYIGLIGSLPVCFDAKQTASKTNYELKNIHDHQVQYFNRWSAQGGKAFLIVCFTALNETYLLPHEVLRERWQAAVDGGVKNIPLTVFKEQGIEIKSGSGLTIDWLPAVTEE, from the coding sequence GTGAAGTCAAGAAGTCACAGTAACCGTGGCAAGGTGCTTGAAACCTATATCGACATGGCTAACATCAAGTACCGCCAGAGCGGCCGCGCAGAGATCATTAAGCAGTATCCGGAAGTAAAAGCCACAATGACCGATGGTGCCCGGATTCGGAGCGGGTTTTTCAAATCAAAAGGTGCGCCTGATTATATCGGACTGATCGGCAGCCTGCCAGTTTGTTTTGATGCCAAACAAACAGCAAGCAAAACGAACTATGAACTGAAAAACATCCACGATCATCAGGTGCAATACTTTAACCGGTGGTCCGCGCAGGGTGGCAAGGCATTCTTGATCGTCTGTTTTACAGCATTAAACGAAACGTACCTGCTACCCCATGAAGTGCTAAGAGAGCGCTGGCAGGCGGCGGTAGACGGTGGAGTGAAGAACATCCCGCTCACAGTGTTTAAAGAGCAGGGGATTGAGATTAAGTCAGGGAGCGGTTTAACCATCGATTGGTTGCCGGCAGTAACGGAGGAATAG
- a CDS encoding replicative helicase loader/inhibitor: MTKRELLQLFKTIAHVYPSFDWDQGKIDVWHRMIKDQDYEATERVLDAYMQDNRFPPTIADLRVKSAGLQLNVPDLQETKQYINTKLAEGSQSATGNHPERLKALETIRKGLGIRD, encoded by the coding sequence ATGACTAAAAGAGAGCTGCTACAACTCTTTAAGACAATCGCTCATGTGTATCCGTCATTTGATTGGGACCAGGGCAAGATCGATGTCTGGCACCGAATGATTAAGGATCAGGATTACGAAGCAACGGAGCGGGTGCTTGATGCTTACATGCAAGATAACCGATTCCCGCCGACTATCGCTGATCTGAGGGTTAAATCAGCAGGCTTACAACTCAACGTACCGGACCTGCAGGAAACTAAGCAATACATCAATACCAAACTGGCCGAAGGGTCACAGTCAGCTACCGGAAATCACCCGGAGCGGCTGAAAGCACTGGAAACCATACGAAAGGGGTTGGGGATCCGTGACTAA
- a CDS encoding dUTP diphosphatase, producing MNLSKLFDMQRKLDERIGREHPPQPGEDRMAKKILALQVELGELANEWRGFKFWSNDQEPRSKGEWIRSTGIENGKFIDVYKNPLLEEYVDCLHFILSIGNSLENMNVTFYSKKHENLLTQFIEIQGTIYELIAFPGEFGLLLSEFIGLGEMLGFKWEEIEEAYIQKNEVNFARQDNGY from the coding sequence ATGAATCTATCAAAACTATTCGATATGCAAAGGAAACTTGATGAGAGGATCGGACGTGAACATCCGCCGCAGCCAGGTGAGGATCGTATGGCTAAGAAAATATTAGCCTTGCAGGTTGAGTTGGGGGAACTTGCGAATGAGTGGAGAGGTTTTAAGTTTTGGAGTAATGATCAGGAGCCGAGGTCTAAAGGCGAATGGATACGTTCGACAGGCATTGAGAATGGCAAATTCATTGACGTTTATAAAAACCCTCTACTCGAAGAATACGTTGACTGCCTGCATTTTATTCTTAGTATTGGAAACTCCTTAGAAAATATGAATGTTACATTCTACTCTAAGAAACATGAGAACCTATTGACTCAATTCATTGAGATTCAAGGAACGATCTATGAGTTAATAGCTTTTCCTGGAGAATTCGGTCTTTTGCTAAGTGAGTTCATTGGACTTGGCGAAATGCTCGGATTCAAATGGGAAGAAATCGAAGAAGCTTATATTCAGAAAAACGAAGTTAACTTTGCCCGGCAGGATAATGGCTACTAA
- the dnaB gene encoding replicative DNA helicase — MDIQLYSKESEDDVISSIMIKPELIDDLSVKPLHFFQHKHRYLLKTMISMRDEQIPIDISTLADRLKREGHLKTAGNVTGLLEFMNMAFTTTIENLRYKEKIIKENHQYRSLLDLSKELQDIAREQRDLSEVALVADKLTNIDSFEQNKRESIKDVLVKVYDNIESRSSQLQDVTGIKTGFSDVDRILNGLHETELSIVAARPSIGKTALALNFGTGITKSSRAIPVIYSLETTSEKLVERQLVATGNLDAQRVRTGHIAEAEWRRITYAMGELSNKEMFYHDLSRCTPGYIRSDLKQLKKQFPDRNFVAIIDHLQLMSSDRREPNRNLEVGAITRDLKMIAKDLDVHVMLLSQLSRGVESRQDKRPMMSDLRDSGEVEQNADVIAFLYRDDYYDKESENQNILEFIVAKQRNGPVGTVQLAFMKEMNKFVNLERRLDHADQAVV, encoded by the coding sequence ATGGACATACAGCTTTACAGCAAGGAATCAGAGGATGATGTGATTAGCTCGATCATGATCAAGCCAGAACTGATTGATGATTTATCAGTTAAACCACTCCACTTTTTCCAGCATAAGCACCGATATTTGCTGAAAACAATGATCAGCATGAGAGATGAACAGATACCAATAGATATCTCAACGCTGGCGGATCGACTGAAGCGGGAGGGGCATTTAAAAACTGCCGGCAATGTGACAGGGCTGCTTGAGTTTATGAATATGGCCTTTACCACAACTATCGAGAATCTGAGATACAAAGAAAAGATCATAAAAGAGAATCATCAGTATCGTAGTTTGCTAGACCTCTCTAAGGAGCTGCAGGATATCGCCCGGGAGCAGCGTGATCTATCTGAGGTTGCCCTTGTGGCGGACAAGCTCACGAACATTGACTCATTTGAGCAGAATAAGCGTGAATCCATCAAGGACGTGCTGGTAAAGGTGTACGACAACATTGAGTCCCGCTCCAGCCAACTGCAAGACGTGACTGGCATTAAAACCGGATTCTCCGATGTAGACCGGATCCTGAATGGTTTACATGAAACAGAGTTGTCCATCGTTGCCGCCCGACCGTCTATCGGTAAAACAGCCCTTGCTCTTAACTTTGGCACAGGCATAACGAAATCAAGCAGAGCTATCCCAGTGATCTACTCGTTAGAAACAACGAGTGAGAAGCTGGTTGAGCGTCAGTTAGTCGCAACCGGTAATTTGGACGCGCAGAGAGTCAGAACAGGCCATATCGCAGAAGCTGAATGGAGAAGGATCACATACGCGATGGGTGAGTTAAGCAATAAAGAAATGTTTTACCACGATCTCTCCCGGTGCACACCAGGTTACATACGGAGTGACTTGAAGCAACTGAAGAAACAGTTTCCCGATCGTAACTTTGTTGCCATCATTGATCACCTGCAGCTTATGAGCTCTGATCGCCGGGAACCGAACCGTAACCTTGAAGTCGGAGCCATTACACGAGATCTGAAAATGATTGCCAAAGACCTTGATGTACACGTCATGTTGCTCTCCCAGCTATCCAGAGGTGTAGAGTCCCGTCAGGATAAACGCCCGATGATGAGCGATCTACGTGACTCAGGAGAGGTGGAGCAAAATGCGGATGTCATTGCCTTCCTGTACCGCGACGATTATTACGACAAGGAAAGCGAAAATCAAAACATCCTTGAGTTTATCGTTGCCAAGCAGCGTAATGGCCCGGTCGGCACCGTACAGCTGGCATTTATGAAAGAAATGAATAAATTCGTGAACCTGGAAAGAAGGTTGGACCATGCAGATCAAGCTGTTGTATGA